Genomic window (Subtercola endophyticus):
ACGCCACTCGCGGGCCAGAAACGGCCCGATGTGGCTGCGGCCCGATGCCGCGCTCGGCGGGCGCCCGCGCCCCGTGGCCGCGCCAGACGACTGCGCCACGCTAGGCGACGGCACCGGCCCGGTAGCCGACACCGCGAACCGTCATCACGATGCGCGGGTTGTCGGGGTCTTCTTCGACTTTGGCGCGCAGGCGCTGAACGTGCACGTTGACCAGCCGCGTGTCGGCTTTGTAGTGGTAGCCCCAGACCTGCTCGAGCAGCATCTCGCGAGTGAAGACCTGTTGCGGTTTGGCGGCGAGCGCGTGCAGCAGATCGAATTCGAGCGGAGTGAGGTTGATGCGCCCGGTACCGCGGCGCACCTCGTGCCCGGCCACGTCGAGCTCGATGTCGCCGATGAGCATGGGGCCGTTGACCGTGGGGGCGACGGTGCTCGGTCGCAGGCGGGTGCGGATGCGCGCGACGAGCTCTTTCGGGTTGAACGGTTTCACGATGTAGTCGTCGGCGCCGGACTCGAGCCCCTTCACGACGTCGGTTGTGTCGCTCTTGGCGGTGAGCATGATGATGGGAACACCCGACTCGGCGCGAATCTGGGCGCAGACCTCGATGCCGTCGAGGCCTGGCAGCATGAGGTCGAGCAGCACGAGATCGGGGCGCGCGGAGACGAATGCGGCGAACGCCTCAGAACCGTCGGCGCAGAAAATGGGTTCGAAATTCTCGGCCTCGAGAACGATGCCGATCATTTCTGCGAGCGCGGGGTCATCGTCGACCACGAGTATGCGAGCATCCATAGCTCATAGGGTAGTGGAGCACCTCCCCGTTCAGCCGCGAAACACCTGACGGAGGACTGTGACACCATGGGAGGGTGAGGGCGCCGACGACGGTGCGAAGCGAGGGCGTGGGGATAGTCTCGTTTCACCTTTTCTCTGACGGAACGAGGAACACCGTTGAGTGACGAGCAGCAGCCACCTGTGCAGCCGCAGCCGCAGTATGGCGCCTACCCGCCGCCGCCACCACCACCGGGACCGCCTGCGCAGCCGCAGTACGGCGAATATGCTCCGCCACCCGCTGCTGCATCTGCGCCGCCGCAGTACGGCTCGTACCCACCGCCGCCCGCGCCGCCGCAGTACGGCGCGTACCCACCGCCGCCCGCACCGCCGCAGTACAACGCGTACCCGCCGCAGTACGCGCCACCCGGCTACGGCCCCGCCTGGACTCCCCCGCCCAAGCCCGGCCTCATTCCGCTGCGACCGCTCGGCTTCGGCACGCTTCTCGGCGCCCCGTTCCGCGTGCTGCGACGCAACCCCGGACCGACCTTCGGCAGTGCCCTGATCATCCAGATCGTCGTCGCCTTCATCTCGCTGCTCATCATCGGCGGCGCGAGCTTCTATGCCTTCACGCGCATCAACCAGGCGAGCTCTGCCGACAGGGCGGCGGTCACCTCGGGTTCGATCGCCATCGTGCTGCTGTCGCTGCTGATTCCCCTGGCGCTGGCACTCATCTCGAGCGGGCTGCTGCAGGGCATCCTCGTCATCGAAGTCTCGCGCGAGGTGCTCGGCGAGAAACGCAAGCTCGGTGAACTCTGGCGGGCTGCCGGCAAACGCATGTGGCCGCTCGTGCTCTGGTACCTGCTCGAGGGCGCGGCCATCGTCGTGGTGCTGGCCATCGCGGTGGGCATCGTCGTGGCCCTCGCGTCGATCGGGGGCACGCCCGGCGTGGTCTCGGCCGTTCTGGTCGGCATTCTCTTCGCGCTCGGGCTGGGCGCGCTCGCCGTGTGGCTCGGCACCAAGGTGTCACTGGTGCCGTGCATCATCGTGCTCGAGCGCCTGAGCGTGCCGCGTGCCATCGCTCGCTCCTGGCGGCTCACGCAGCGCTCGTTCTGGCGAACGTTCGGCATCGAAGCGCTCGTAACCCTCATCGTGTACTTCGCGAGCCAAGTCGTCACACAACCGATCAGTTTCATCTTCGGCATCGTGCTGGGCCTGTTATCACCGAACGATTCCACTTCCAGCAGCGCCACCACCATCGTGGGCATCGTCGTGCTGGAGCTCGTCGTTCTGGTGCTTCAGCTGGTGTTCGGCGCCATCACCTCGGTGGTGCAGGCTGCCGCGATCTCGGTGCTCTACATCGACTTGCGCATGCGCAAAGAGGGCCTCGACCTCGAGCTCATCCGGTTCGTCGAGGCGCGGCAGGCCGGCCACGTCGACCCGGCCGACGATCCGTTCCAGGTGCGCGTCGTGCCGCAAGGGCCCGCGGAGCAGAGGCCCTTCTGACCGTGCTCACCGTGACCTTCGCGGGGTTGGCGTCGCTCGAGGTGCTCGGCGACGTTCCCGTCGACCCGTCTGCTCCGGATGCTCGGCAGTGGCTCATCGACGAACTCAGCAAACCCGAATACACGGCGGCGAGGCCGACTTTGCTCGACCGCATCGCCACCGGAGTGGGCGACTGGCTCTCGTCGCTCACCGTTCCGTCGAACGGCAATCTCGGCGGGCTGCTGCCGGTGCTGGCGGTCATCATCGTGGTGGCGCTGATCGTCGCTGCGTTCATCGTGTTCGGCCGGCCGCGCCGCAATCGGCAGGTCGCAGCGCGGGTCGAAGCACTGTTCGGAACCGATGATCGGCGCACTTCGGCACAATTGCGAGCATCCGCTGCGGCCGCCGCGAGCGCAGGCGATTACCTGACGGCGATCGAAGAGATGTATCGCTCGATCGCGCGGCGACAGGCCGAACGCACGGTGGTGCAGGTGAGCCCCGGAACGACCGCGCGCGATTTCGCGGTGCGTGCCGGTCAGTCGTATCCGGCACAGGCGGCGCGACTCGACTCGGCGTCGCGGGTCTTCGACGGGGTACGTTATCTCGGGCGGCGGCCGAGCAAGCAGGGATTCGACGAACTCGCGGGGCTTGAGCGCGAGCTGCGCGACCTGGCTCCGGCGCGGCGCGAGGCCGTGGGAGTCGGCGCCGGCGGTACTACGGCTGGCGGCGGTACTGCGGCTGGCGGGTTCGCTGTCGGGGGCACGAATGCGAGTGGCCCGGGCGCCGGCGGTGGGGCCTCGTGAGCACTGTCGCGCCGGTCACGCCGGTCACGCCGGTCACGCCGGTCACGCCGGTCACACCGCAGAAAGCGGATGCCCAGCTGCCCGTCTACGCACCGAGCAGCACCCCGACCGTGCGCCGCTTCTTTCGGCGTTGGTCGTTCTGGGTGGGTGCCGCGGTCGTCGTGGTGGTGGCCAGTCTGCTGCTCCTGCTGCTTCGAGGGGGCGGTGGCTCGACTGACGCGTCGGCGCTCTCGATCACGAGCGCGGCGCCCGGCGGCAGCAAGGCGCTGGGCGAGGTATTGCGGCAGCAGGGTGTCACCGTGACGGCCGTCGATTCGCTCACCGCCGCCGAAGCGGCCGTCGCAGCTGCGAAGAAGGCCGGGTCCGCGCAACCGACGGTGCTCATCTACGATCCGGACGAGTTGCTGCCCGGCGACCGTTACGCCGAGGTCGCCGGCCTGGGCGGCCGGATCGTGCTGGTGCAACCCGATGCCTTCGAGCTCGAGGGCGTCGCGCCGAGCGTGTCGCTCGCCGGTGCGCCGTCGGGCGCGGCCGACAACAGCAGCACAGCCGCGGCGGATTGCTCGCTGCCCGCGGCACAGCGCGCGGGCAGTATCACTGTCTCGGGCACGACGTACCGTCTGACCGGGGCCGATGCCGGCTCCGGCCCCGGCGCGGGCAGCACCACCTGTTTCGCGACCGGCGACAACGCGTATTCGCTGGTTCAGACGACGGCCGGCCCCGTGCCGGTCACAGTGCTCGGCGCGCCCGATGTGCTCAGTAACGAGCAGATCGTCAACGCTGGCAACGCCGCGCTCGCGCTCGGCCTGCTCGGGCAGAGCAGCTCGCTCGTCTGGTACATTCCGAGCGCTGCCGACCTCACGGCCACGGCGGGGCCGCCGAGCCTCGGCGATCTGACTCCGGGCTGGGTCACCCCGGTCATCCTGTTGTTGATTCTGGTGTTCATCGCCGCAGCGGTGTGGCGCGGGCGCCGACTCGGGCCCGTTGTCATCGAGAATCTGCCGGTGATCGTGCGCGGAAACGAGACGGTGACCGGCCGCGCTCGGCTATACGCCCGCTCGGCGGCCCGAACGCGCGCGCTCGACGCGCTGCGCATCGGCACGAGCGGCCGGCTGGCGCGGATGCTCGGGCTCTCCCGCCGCGCCAATCTCGACGAAATCGTGCTCGCGACGACGACCGCAACCGGAATCCCGCCGGCAGAGGTCGCCGCGATTCTCGTGAATCGCTTGCCGGGATCGGAAGCCGAGCTGCTCACCCTGTCGCAGAACCTCGCCGACCTCGAAGCAGCCGTGCGGCGGAGTGTCTACGGCGCGGCACAGCCGCCTCCGAAGGGCGCTCCATGACCGCCGCCACTGCATTCACCCTGCATCACCCTCGACGAAAGACGGAACGTTCGTGACCGACTACTCTCTCCCCGCAGAACCTGACGCTCAGTCCGCCCCGGCGCCCGCATCGGTGCCGGCCCCGGCACCGGCACCGGCATCGGCACCGCCGTCGAACGCCGAACTGCGTGCGGCCCTCTCGGCCGTTCGCACCGAGGTCGCCAAGGCGGTCGTCGGCCAAGACGGCGCCGTGACCGGGCTGCTCGTCGCCCTGCTCGCGCGCGGGCACGTGCTGCTCGAGGGCGTGCCCGGCGTCGCCAAGACGCTGCTGGTGCGCTCCCTCGCCGCCTCGCTGAGCCTTGACACGAAGCGGGTGCAGTTCACGCCCGACTTGATGCCCGGCGACGTGACGGGTTCGCTCATCTACGACGCACGAGCGGGCGAATTCGAGTTTCGTGACGGGCCGGTGTTCACGAACATCCTGCTCGCCGACGAGATCAACCGCACACCGCCGAAGACGCAGTCGGCGCTGCTCGAGGCCATGGAGGAGCGCCAGGTCAGCGTCGACGGTCTCAGCAGGCCGCTGCCCGATCCGTTTCTCGTCGCCGCCACGATGAACCCCATCGAGTACGAGGGCACCTACACGCTGCCCGAAGCGCAGCTCGACCGTTTTCTGCTGAAGCTCACGCTCGAAATACCCGAACGCGACGCCGAGATCGCGGTGCTCGCGCGGCACTCCGCGGGGTTCAACCCTCGCGATCTGGCTGCCGCGGGCGTCAGGCCCGTTCTGGGTGCCCTGCAGCTCACGCAAGCGCAGGCCGCGGTCTCCGCCGTCGGCGCGACACCGGATGTTCTGGCCTACGCCGTCGACCTGGCCCGAGCCACACGGCAGAGCCCGTCGGTCAAGCTCGGGGTGAGCCCGCGCGGCAGCACGGCGCTGCTCGCCTCGGCGAAGGCCTGGGCGTGGCTGAACGGTTTCGACTGGATCACGCCCGACCACGTGCAGGCCATGGTGCTGCCGGTGCTGCGGCACCGCATCCAGTTGCGCCCCGAGGCCGAGCTCGAGGGCGTCTCGGTCGACACGATTCTGCGCTCGATCCTGGCGCAGGTGCAGGTGCCGATCTGATGCGCCGGCACGGGATGCTCCGTTGCGAGAGCGCGAGCCGCGAGAGCGAGGTTTGCGGACGAGATGAGCCGGCGCACTCGTCGCTCTCGTCCGCATCCATCGCTCTCGTCGCCACGCGCGCGGTGAAGGAGGGCGCGTGAGCGTGTCTGGGCGGTTCGCGCTGCTGCTGGCGGTAGGGGTGCTGCCGGTGGTGGTGCTGTCGATTGCGTACGACGCCGCGTGGGCAACGCTCGGCGTCTGGCTCGTGTTCGCGCTGCTGCTGGGCGTGGTCGACCTCGTGCTGGCGGCATCGCCGCGGCGGGTCACGATCGAGCGGGTGCTGCCGACCCGGGTGCGGCTCGGTGAGACGGTCGCGAGCGAGCTGTACCTCACGAACGCAGGCCGTCGCACGCTGCGGGCGACCGTTCGAGATGCCTGGCAGCCCTCGGCGGGGGCCGCGACGACGCGGTTCGGCGTCGTGATCCCGCGCGGCGAGCGCCGGGTGGTGACCACCGGGTTGACCCCGTTTCGGCGGGGGGAACGCCGGGTGCAGCAGACGAGCATCCGGTCGTTCGGGCCGCTCGGGCTCTGGGCCCGGCAGGCGACGGTGCTGGCGCCGGGCCGCATTCGTGTGCTGCCGCCGTTCACGTCGCGGCGACACCTGCCCTCGCGGCTGGCGCGGCTGCGCGAGCTCGACGGGCGCACGA
Coding sequences:
- the mtrA gene encoding MtrAB system response regulator MtrA; its protein translation is MDARILVVDDDPALAEMIGIVLEAENFEPIFCADGSEAFAAFVSARPDLVLLDLMLPGLDGIEVCAQIRAESGVPIIMLTAKSDTTDVVKGLESGADDYIVKPFNPKELVARIRTRLRPSTVAPTVNGPMLIGDIELDVAGHEVRRGTGRINLTPLEFDLLHALAAKPQQVFTREMLLEQVWGYHYKADTRLVNVHVQRLRAKVEEDPDNPRIVMTVRGVGYRAGAVA
- a CDS encoding DUF4129 domain-containing protein; its protein translation is MLTVTFAGLASLEVLGDVPVDPSAPDARQWLIDELSKPEYTAARPTLLDRIATGVGDWLSSLTVPSNGNLGGLLPVLAVIIVVALIVAAFIVFGRPRRNRQVAARVEALFGTDDRRTSAQLRASAAAAASAGDYLTAIEEMYRSIARRQAERTVVQVSPGTTARDFAVRAGQSYPAQAARLDSASRVFDGVRYLGRRPSKQGFDELAGLERELRDLAPARREAVGVGAGGTTAGGGTAAGGFAVGGTNASGPGAGGGAS
- a CDS encoding DUF4350 domain-containing protein; translated protein: MSTVAPVTPVTPVTPVTPVTPQKADAQLPVYAPSSTPTVRRFFRRWSFWVGAAVVVVVASLLLLLLRGGGGSTDASALSITSAAPGGSKALGEVLRQQGVTVTAVDSLTAAEAAVAAAKKAGSAQPTVLIYDPDELLPGDRYAEVAGLGGRIVLVQPDAFELEGVAPSVSLAGAPSGAADNSSTAAADCSLPAAQRAGSITVSGTTYRLTGADAGSGPGAGSTTCFATGDNAYSLVQTTAGPVPVTVLGAPDVLSNEQIVNAGNAALALGLLGQSSSLVWYIPSAADLTATAGPPSLGDLTPGWVTPVILLLILVFIAAAVWRGRRLGPVVIENLPVIVRGNETVTGRARLYARSAARTRALDALRIGTSGRLARMLGLSRRANLDEIVLATTTATGIPPAEVAAILVNRLPGSEAELLTLSQNLADLEAAVRRSVYGAAQPPPKGAP
- a CDS encoding AAA family ATPase, whose protein sequence is MPAPAPAPASAPPSNAELRAALSAVRTEVAKAVVGQDGAVTGLLVALLARGHVLLEGVPGVAKTLLVRSLAASLSLDTKRVQFTPDLMPGDVTGSLIYDARAGEFEFRDGPVFTNILLADEINRTPPKTQSALLEAMEERQVSVDGLSRPLPDPFLVAATMNPIEYEGTYTLPEAQLDRFLLKLTLEIPERDAEIAVLARHSAGFNPRDLAAAGVRPVLGALQLTQAQAAVSAVGATPDVLAYAVDLARATRQSPSVKLGVSPRGSTALLASAKAWAWLNGFDWITPDHVQAMVLPVLRHRIQLRPEAELEGVSVDTILRSILAQVQVPI